A genomic segment from Thermodesulfobacteriota bacterium encodes:
- a CDS encoding biopolymer transporter ExbD: protein MLNITAARRSQKKGVELNMAPLIDMVFLLLIFFLVTTSFVRETGVDVRRPTAATAAGKEKATIMIGVTPDNRIFMDRREIDIRAVRVNVERALTEIPDAGVIIVADRESTTGAVIRIMDACKLAGAENVSIAASVNE, encoded by the coding sequence ATGCTGAATATCACCGCCGCCCGACGATCCCAGAAAAAAGGGGTGGAGCTGAACATGGCGCCCCTGATCGACATGGTTTTCCTGCTGCTGATCTTTTTTCTGGTCACCACCAGCTTTGTCCGGGAGACCGGCGTGGACGTGCGGCGGCCGACGGCCGCCACCGCCGCCGGCAAGGAAAAAGCCACCATCATGATCGGCGTCACTCCGGACAACCGTATCTTCATGGATCGCAGGGAAATCGACATCCGGGCGGTCCGGGTCAACGTGGAGAGGGCCCTGACCGAGATACCGGACGCCGGGGTGATCATCGTGGCGGACCGGGAAAGTACCACCGGCGCGGTGATCCGAATCATGGACGCCTGCAAACTGGCCGGAGCGGAGAACGTTTCCATCGCGGCCAGCGTAAACGAGTAA
- a CDS encoding NRDE family protein: MCLLFIAINRHPDYPLVIAGNRDEFYRRPTEKLSFWKDHPGLLAGRDLEAGGTWLGVTRSGRIAAITNYRDPARVKENAPSRGRLVLDFLAGSSAPPDFCRENAERMAGCNGFNLVFGDVTSLYYYSNRGQGPVAPIADGLHGLSNHLLNTPWPKVEKGKQRLAQLLNTPGPLDPESVFSLLQDRETAPDNALPQTGVGLDWERKLSPLFIVTDVYGTRSSSVITVDRENRVTFSERTFTPDALGRLAVSTETLVVQAESSGGRI; this comes from the coding sequence ATGTGCCTGCTTTTTATCGCCATCAACCGTCATCCCGATTACCCGCTGGTGATTGCCGGAAACCGGGATGAGTTCTATCGCCGGCCCACGGAAAAACTCTCCTTCTGGAAGGACCACCCTGGGCTTCTGGCTGGCCGGGACCTGGAAGCCGGCGGGACCTGGCTGGGCGTGACCCGCTCCGGACGGATCGCCGCCATCACCAATTACCGGGATCCGGCCCGGGTAAAAGAGAACGCGCCGTCCCGCGGGCGGCTGGTCCTTGATTTTCTGGCCGGATCATCCGCGCCGCCGGACTTCTGCCGGGAAAACGCGGAGCGGATGGCCGGCTGCAACGGGTTCAACCTGGTTTTCGGGGACGTGACTTCTCTATATTACTATTCCAACCGCGGCCAGGGGCCGGTTGCCCCAATTGCCGACGGCCTCCACGGCCTGAGCAATCACCTGCTGAACACGCCCTGGCCCAAGGTGGAGAAGGGGAAGCAGCGCCTGGCCCAATTGCTGAATACGCCCGGACCACTTGATCCGGAATCGGTTTTTTCTCTTCTCCAGGACCGGGAAACAGCGCCGGATAACGCCCTGCCGCAAACCGGGGTGGGGCTGGACTGGGAACGGAAACTTTCTCCCCTGTTTATCGTCACGGACGTGTACGGAACCCGGAGTTCTTCGGTAATCACCGTCGACCGGGAGAACAGGGTGACCTTTTCCGAGCGCACCTTTACGCCCGATGCCCTCGGCCGGCTGGCCGTTTCCACCGAAACCCTGGTTGTGCAGGCGGAGTCGTCCGGCGGCAGGATTTGA
- a CDS encoding tetratricopeptide repeat protein: MTDSFTKQNRLAIAFLLALCLGVFFNTFSNAFVWDDLSLIPGDRYIKTLRHIPLFFTPRYWSDLQPYSDLAVVYRPVRTITFAIDYFFWGLNPAGYHFTNLLLHAANVLLIFYLITVIGRSAGDALPQNNARGPWLMGLPFLTAALFAVHPVHTESVTYVKNRSDLLALLFFLAAWLLFIRTGAPVRRLTRLAGSLLCFVLAVLSKEVALTLPGVLAFHAFCFQDKKERFHSYRWIVPYGLMILVYGGFILALRARAGIPADDFHISVGRHVLAVVKTVGTYLSLLAFPFHLNADRAFFIPHSIREPAVLLSLAVMAAIAVAAVLARRRSRTIFFGIGFMLLTLIPPANIIFLESRPIAEQRLYIPSLGFCLILAWLINRLYRFGLNKKAWIVLPWLIGGLVMVGFSARAIVRNRDWKDPLTFYTRTLAVSPDSSKIHNSLGAFLSDRGQPEQAMAHYEAALRLNPDYAQAYNNLGVELSETGRPDEAVRQFEEALRLDPGYASAYYNLAAVLLEKGDVAAAIAHYETAVRLKPDAEMLNNLGSAYAIAGRLEEAMDRYLAALRLDPDFTLALDNLGNVLNKIGDIEKAADHVLAPVLSTRQMAGVYHRLATIRLENGDQASAALYFRRAAALDPNALPRHQ, encoded by the coding sequence ATGACGGATTCGTTCACAAAGCAGAACCGGCTTGCGATTGCCTTCCTTCTGGCCTTATGTCTGGGCGTTTTTTTTAATACCTTTTCCAACGCGTTTGTCTGGGATGACCTGTCGCTGATCCCCGGCGACCGTTACATCAAAACCCTCCGCCATATTCCCCTGTTTTTCACGCCGCGTTACTGGAGCGACCTGCAGCCATACTCTGATCTGGCCGTCGTGTACCGGCCTGTCCGGACCATCACCTTCGCCATCGATTATTTCTTCTGGGGCCTGAATCCCGCCGGTTATCACTTTACCAATCTGCTGCTGCACGCGGCCAACGTGTTGCTGATCTTCTATCTGATAACGGTCATCGGCCGCAGCGCGGGAGATGCTCTTCCTCAAAACAACGCCCGGGGCCCGTGGCTGATGGGGCTGCCGTTTCTGACGGCGGCCCTGTTCGCGGTCCATCCCGTGCACACGGAATCCGTGACCTATGTTAAAAACCGCTCCGATCTGCTGGCCCTGCTGTTTTTCCTGGCGGCCTGGCTGCTCTTTATCCGGACCGGGGCGCCGGTCCGGCGCCTGACGCGCCTGGCCGGTTCGCTGCTGTGCTTCGTGCTGGCGGTCCTGTCCAAGGAAGTGGCCCTGACCCTGCCGGGGGTGTTGGCGTTTCATGCTTTCTGCTTTCAGGACAAAAAGGAGCGTTTCCACTCATACCGTTGGATTGTCCCTTACGGTCTGATGATCCTGGTCTATGGCGGGTTCATCCTGGCCCTCCGCGCCCGTGCCGGTATTCCCGCGGATGATTTTCACATCAGCGTTGGCCGGCATGTGCTGGCGGTCGTGAAAACCGTCGGCACCTATTTGTCGCTCCTGGCTTTCCCGTTCCATCTCAACGCCGACCGGGCCTTTTTTATTCCCCATTCTATCCGGGAACCGGCTGTCCTCCTGTCGCTGGCGGTCATGGCCGCGATTGCCGTCGCGGCGGTCCTGGCCCGGCGCCGGTCCAGAACGATTTTTTTCGGCATCGGCTTTATGCTGCTGACTTTGATACCCCCGGCCAACATCATCTTTCTGGAGTCAAGGCCCATTGCTGAACAGCGACTGTATATTCCTTCCCTGGGATTCTGTCTCATTCTGGCCTGGCTGATCAACCGGCTGTATCGTTTCGGCCTGAATAAAAAGGCGTGGATCGTCCTGCCCTGGCTGATTGGCGGTCTGGTCATGGTCGGGTTTTCCGCCCGGGCCATCGTCCGTAACAGGGATTGGAAGGACCCGCTGACGTTTTACACCCGCACCCTGGCCGTCAGCCCGGACAGCTCCAAGATCCACAACAGCCTGGGCGCCTTTCTGTCCGACCGGGGGCAGCCCGAACAGGCCATGGCGCATTACGAAGCGGCCCTGCGGCTCAATCCGGATTATGCCCAGGCGTACAACAATCTGGGCGTGGAGCTGTCGGAAACCGGCCGGCCGGATGAGGCGGTCAGGCAATTTGAGGAAGCCCTGCGGCTGGACCCGGGGTATGCGTCGGCGTACTACAATCTGGCCGCGGTTTTACTGGAGAAGGGGGACGTCGCGGCCGCCATCGCCCATTACGAGACCGCGGTACGATTGAAGCCGGACGCGGAAATGCTCAACAACCTGGGGTCGGCCTATGCGATTGCCGGCCGCTTGGAGGAGGCCATGGACCGATATCTGGCGGCCCTGCGCCTGGACCCGGATTTTACTCTGGCCCTTGATAACCTGGGGAACGTGCTGAATAAGATCGGCGACATTGAAAAAGCCGCCGACCATGTTCTGGCTCCGGTATTGTCGACCCGGCAGATGGCCGGGGTTTACCATCGGCTGGCCACGATTCGTCTGGAAAATGGCGATCAGGCATCGGCTGCCTTGTATTTCCGTCGGGCGGCGGCCCTGGATCCGAACGCTTTGCCGCGTCATCAATAA